GACCGTCACGGCGACGTCGAACAGCCACTTGTCGCAGCCCGCGAAATAGAAATCGAAGAAGCCGCCGAGACGCACTTCGTGACCGCTGCCCGGTTGCGCATGCGCGAACAGGACGTTGTCGCGGAACAGATCACAGTGACAGGGGCCCTCGGGCAGCGCAGCATAGTCGTCGGACTCAAAGAAGGCTTGCTGATGCGCAAGTTCCGAGGTCAGCAGTTCGCGTTGGGCGTCTGTCAGGAACGGCAGCACCGACGGCACGGTTTCGCGCCACCACGCGAGGCTGCGCAGGTTCGGCTGGGAATGCGGGAAATCGCGGCCCGCCAGATGCATGCGGGCCAGCATCTGGCCGACTTCCACGCAGTGTTCTTCGCGTGGCGAAAGATCGGGCGCGCCTTCAAGGCGCGTGACGATCGCGGCGGGCTTGCCGTGCAGCGTGCCGAACAGCGCGCCGTCGTCGCGAGGCATCGGGTCCGGCACTGGCACCTTGTGCGCAGCGAAATGGCGCATCAGATCCAGATAGAAAGGCAGTTGTTGCGCTGTCAGCTTTTCGAAGATCGTCAGGACGAATTCGCCGCGCGTGGTCGTCAGGAAGAAGTTGCTGTTTTCGATTCCAGACTGGATGCCCCGAAAATCGACGACTTCGCCGAGATCGTAATGATGCATCCAGTGCGCGAGTTGGGTGTCGGTGACAGCGGTAAAGACGGCCATGCGGGAAGGTCGAATCAGGTTGGTTGGGCTGGCGCGTGCGGCCAGCGCTAAAACAACTGCGGCAAACACGGCGATAACCGGCGCGCGCAAGGCACGCCCGGCATGCAGGCAGGTGGCGTAGTAGCTGCGCGCTACGCCACGTCATCGGATCAGTAGTGCAGATTCACCGACGGCAGGCGCGTGCTCGGACGGCCGTTGTCGCGCACGGCGGGCGACGTCTCGAGCGGCGGGCTCATTTGATAGTGCGTGCCGAAGTTCGAACGCACGTCGATCTCGACCGGCTTGCCCTTGTCGCGGTATTCGGTGATTTCCGTGCCATTGGCGCTGCGCTCGTAGAAGCTCGGCGTGCGCGGCTGATTGATTTCGACTTTCGAGCTGACTTGCGCAGCCGGACGGTTGATCGCTTTCAGATCCGGCAGGCCCGCCCGTTCGTTCGCAGATTGGGCCTCTGCGGCAGCCTGTGCGTCGTCGGCGGGCTGCGCGGCCAGCGCGACGCCGCCGAAGGCAAGCATCGCCGCGACGGCGACGGGAAGGAGCGGCTTCATGGTAATTCTCCGATTGGATGCCCAGATTCTAGCAAATCCGACCTTATAGAAGGGCGTCATCGCCTTATTTTGCGCTGCTTTCGCGCCGGCTGCAGCGAAACACCGTGCCGCTGATGTATGCACGCCACCCCATCAATGCGTCGTGGTTCCGTGGTAATGTCGTTTCATCGAATGAGGCGATTGAAGATGAATTACGACACGAAACGGCGCACTGTGCAGACGCCTGCCAACGACTTCCCGACCGAGGCCTTCGACGACGCCACCGACGCCGTCACGCGCCTGTCCGCCATCTACGAAGCGAACACATCGTTCCTGCGCGACGCCTTCGCGCGCTACCGCCGCAACGAGCCGTTCGAGCGCCGGGTGCGCGCCTGCTATCCCTTCGTGCGCGTGCGCACGGATGTCAACACGCATGTCGATTCGCGCCGCTCGTATGGCTTCGTCGCCGGTCCGGGCGTGTTCGAGACCACGGTGACGCGCCCCGACCTGTTCGGCAACTACTATCGCGAACAGCTGCGGCTGCTCGCAAAGAATCATCATGTCGCGATAGAAGTCGGCGTCTCGGACCAGCCGATTCCGATTCACTTCGCTTTTGCAGAAGGCATCCACCTGGAAGGCGACCTCGACCGCGACCGGCTGCTCGCCATGCGCGACGTGTTCGACACGCCGGATCTCGCGCTGCTGGACGATCGCATTGTCAACGGCACGTACGAACCGCCGCCGGGCGAGCCGCATCCGCTGGCGCTTTTCACGGCGGCGCGGGTCGATTTCTCGCTGCATCGTCTGCGGCACTACACGGCGACCTCGCCGACGCACGTGCAGAACTACGTGCTTTATACGAACTATCAGTTCTATATCGACGAATTCGTGAAGCTGGGCCGCACGATGATGGCCCACACCGATGACGAAGAGTTGCGCGCGTATCGCAGCGAATACACATCGTTCGTCGAGCCGGGCGACGTGGTCACATACAACGCGAATCTCGGCGAGCAGCAGGACGAGGGCCATGCGCCCCCGCGTCTGCCGCAGATGCCCGGATATCACCTGAAGCGCGCCGACGGAAGCGGGATCACGATGATCAACATCGGCGTCGGGCCGTCGAATGCCAAGACGATCACCGATCACATCGCGGTGCTGCGTCCGCATGCGTGGATCATGCTCGGTCATTGCGCGGGTCTGCGCAATACGCAGCGGCTCGGCGACTACGTGCTTGCGCACGGCTACGTGCGCGAGGATCACGTGCTCGATGCCGATCTGCCGCTGTGGGTGCCGATTCCGGCGCTCGCTGAAGTGCAGGTTGCGCTCGAGCGCGCGGTCGCTCAGGTGACGAGGCTCGATGGCGTCGAACTGAAGCGGGTCATGCGCACGGGCACGGTCGCAAGCGTCGACAACCGTAACTGGGAACTGCGCGATCATCGCGAACCGGTGCAGCGCCTGTCGCAAAGCCGTGCGATTGCGCTCGATATGGAAAGCGCGACGATTGCGGCGAACGGCTTCCGCTTCCGCGTGCCTTACGGCACTTTGCTTTGCGTGTCGGATAAGCCGCTGCACGGGGAACTCAAGCTGCCCGGCATGGCCGACCAGTTCTACCGCGCGCAGGTCGATCAGCATTTGCAGATCGGCGTGAAGGCGATGGAGATTCTGCGCACCAACGGGCTGCATCGGTTGCATAGCCGCAAGCTGCGCAGCTTTGCTGAGGTGGCCTTCCAGTAAGGCCCGCGCGGTCGCGCCGCGATATCACTGTCCGAAACCGGTCAGCCCGATCAGGCTGCCGGCCGCCAGCAGCCAGAGTGGATGAATGCGCGTGCGCCAGGCAAGCAGTGCGCACCCGGCGGTAATTGGCCAGGCGATCCACGTCGCGTCCGATGCGCGAGCGATCAGCACCGCACTCGCCGTGACGATCCCGGCGGTTACCGCCACCAGGGCTTTCTGCACGATGCGTCGCCAGGGACGGTCCTTGAAGCGCTCCCATGCGTGAAGTGCGAGGATCGTCACGATCGACGACGGTCCGAACTTCGCCAGCGACGTCACCAGCATCCCGGCCCAGCCAGCCACATGCCAGCCGACCAGCGTCACGACCATCATGTTCGGTCCGGGAGCCGCCTGCGCCAGGGCAAAGAGCGCGCTGAACTCGCTGGCGGGCATCCAGCGATGCACGTCGACGACCTGCCGCTGCATCTCCGGAAGAATTGTGTTGCCCCCGCCGAACGCCAGCAACGACAACTGGCTGAAGATCAGCGCAAGTGAGACCAGCGTGTCAGTCATCGTGCGGCCCTCGCGGCGACGACGATGCTCAGCGGCGTGAGGACGAGCATGGTCGGCAGTAACGGAATGCGCAGGATCGCGATTGCGATGAACCCGATCGCGGCGATGGTCGCTGCGGCCGGATCGCGGCGCAGCGGCAGCAGGATCTTTAGCGACATCGCGACCAGCAGCCCGGCCGCGGCTGCGGCGAGGCCAGCAAACAGGTGGCGCACGTGCGGATCGTCTTGCGTGCGCTCGTAGAGCACGCCAAGGCCGATGACGACAAGCGAAGGCCCGGCGATCAACCCAAGAATGCCTGCCAGTGCGCCGGGCAAGCCGCGAAAACGCATGCCGACGGCAACTGAAAGGTTAATGACATTGCCACCCGGCAGAAACTGGCACAGACCCAGCAGGTCCGTGAATTCGGCAGGGGAAAGCCAGCGCCGCTCTTCGACGAGTGCGCGCCGAGCATGTGGCAGTGCGCCGCCAAACGAGATCAGGCCAAGGCCGAGAAAGCCCCGGAACAGTTCCCCGAGGCTGGGTGTCCGCGCCAGGTCTATGGCGGTGGTGTCGTGATCCATGTTCGAAAGCCGTAGTGATTTCAGGCTGTCGAGCGTAGCGCCGATCTGTTGCGCGGCAAAACGATTTTTTCACCAATGGCTTGTGATCTAGAATCACAAGGATGAAGCGCAAACTTCCTCCTTTTCCAGCGCTGCGTGCTTTCGAAGCCGCTGCCAGGCATGAGACCTTCACGGCCGCCGCCGACGAACTGCATGTGACTCACGGTGCAATCAGCCGTCAGGTCGCGGCTTTCGAGGCGTGGGTTGGCGTGCAGGTGTTTCATCGCAACGGCAAGCGCGTGCGGCTGACCGACGACGGCCGCCGCTACCTGGCGACCGTTCAGGCGGCCTTCGACAGCATCGCCGTCGCTACCGAGCAGTTGCGCGATACGGGCGTGGTGCACGTGCTGCGCGTCAACGCGCTGCCGACGTTCGCGATGAAGTGGCTGTTGCCGCGTCTGAGCCAGTTCCAGCGCATGGTCCCGAACGTGGAGTTGCGGCTGGCGACGTCGAACGCACCGGTGGAGACGCTGGAGAGTTTCGATGTCGCGGTCAGGCGCGGCCCGGCTCACTGGCCCAACTGCGCGAGCGGCCACTTTCTGGACGAGACGGAAATTCCGGTGTGCAGCCCCGCCTTGCTGCAACGCTCTCCAATCGTCGTCGCTGACGATCTCGCGAAACACGTGTTGCTGCACTCGGACACGCGTCCGGACGCGTGGCGCAATTGGTTGGCCGCGGCAGGTGTGAAGGCGAAATGCAGGAAGAAGCAGTCGTTCGACCACTTCTATCTGGCATTACAGGCTGCGGTCGATGGTCTCGGCGTAGCGTTGGGGCCGCTACCACTCTTGTCCGACGAACTGGCTTCCGGGCGGCTCGTGTTGCCGCTGGATGGCCCACGGATCGATGTGCGCGGCTACTGGTGGGTGGCCCGGCGTGAAGTGGCCGAGGCGCCGCTCGTCGCGCAATTTTGCCGCTGGCTGGAGTCGCAGGCAGGGCCCGTCTGACCGGCCTCTGATACCGGTCGGGTATCAGCGAACCGGGCGGCACGCGAGCCGCCCGTCGCAGGATCACAGATAGAACATCCGGTCTTCGTCGGACTTCGACGGCGGCTGCTCGCCTTCATCGCGGTCTTCGTAGAACGCGAGGACGGCTTCGAGCACCTGGTCCGGATCGTCGATGACCTGCATCAGATTCATGTCGTCCGGATTGATGAGGCCCATCGGCACCAGCGAAGCCTGGAACCACGCGAGCAGGCCCTTCCAGAATTCGGCGCCCACCAGAATGATCGGCACATGGCGCGACTTCTTGGTTTGGATCAGCGTGAGGACTTCAGCGAGTTCATCGAGTGTGCCAAAGCCGCCTGGCATGACGATCACCGCGTCGGAGTTCTTGACGAACGTAACCTTGCGCGTGAAGAAGTGGCGAAAGCGCAGCGAGATGTCCTGCCACTGGTTGCCCGATTGCTCGTGAGGCAGTTCGATGTTCAGGCCGACCGAAGGCGCCTTGCCTGCATGAGCGCCCTTGTTGGCCGCCTCCATGATGCCGGGACCGCCGCCGGAGATCACGGCGAAGCCTGCATCGGAGAGCTTGCGCGCAATCACCGTGGCGAGTTTGTAGTACGGTGAGTTCGGTTTCAGACGTGCGGAACCATAGATGCTGACAGCCGGGCGGATCTCCGAGAGGTACTCGGTTGCCTCAATAAACTCTGCCATAATCGTGAACATTTGCCACGATGCGCGAGCCTTCTTGGCCGTCGCGCGCTCTTGATCTGCGAGTGATCGCAGACTCGGAATCACTTTTCTCTTGTCCATAATGCCTGAAGAACTAATCGT
The DNA window shown above is from Paraburkholderia sp. BL10I2N1 and carries:
- a CDS encoding chromate transporter, yielding MTDTLVSLALIFSQLSLLAFGGGNTILPEMQRQVVDVHRWMPASEFSALFALAQAAPGPNMMVVTLVGWHVAGWAGMLVTSLAKFGPSSIVTILALHAWERFKDRPWRRIVQKALVAVTAGIVTASAVLIARASDATWIAWPITAGCALLAWRTRIHPLWLLAAGSLIGLTGFGQ
- a CDS encoding homoserine kinase — translated: MAVFTAVTDTQLAHWMHHYDLGEVVDFRGIQSGIENSNFFLTTTRGEFVLTIFEKLTAQQLPFYLDLMRHFAAHKVPVPDPMPRDDGALFGTLHGKPAAIVTRLEGAPDLSPREEHCVEVGQMLARMHLAGRDFPHSQPNLRSLAWWRETVPSVLPFLTDAQRELLTSELAHQQAFFESDDYAALPEGPCHCDLFRDNVLFAHAQPGSGHEVRLGGFFDFYFAGCDKWLFDVAVTVNDWCVDLATGKLDMPRVEAMLRAYQTVRPFTPEENRHWGDMLRAGAYRFWISRLYDFHMPRAAELLKPHDPGHFERILRERLSGVALPGIHTPCN
- a CDS encoding TIGR00730 family Rossman fold protein translates to MDKRKVIPSLRSLADQERATAKKARASWQMFTIMAEFIEATEYLSEIRPAVSIYGSARLKPNSPYYKLATVIARKLSDAGFAVISGGGPGIMEAANKGAHAGKAPSVGLNIELPHEQSGNQWQDISLRFRHFFTRKVTFVKNSDAVIVMPGGFGTLDELAEVLTLIQTKKSRHVPIILVGAEFWKGLLAWFQASLVPMGLINPDDMNLMQVIDDPDQVLEAVLAFYEDRDEGEQPPSKSDEDRMFYL
- a CDS encoding transcriptional regulator GcvA — encoded protein: MKRKLPPFPALRAFEAAARHETFTAAADELHVTHGAISRQVAAFEAWVGVQVFHRNGKRVRLTDDGRRYLATVQAAFDSIAVATEQLRDTGVVHVLRVNALPTFAMKWLLPRLSQFQRMVPNVELRLATSNAPVETLESFDVAVRRGPAHWPNCASGHFLDETEIPVCSPALLQRSPIVVADDLAKHVLLHSDTRPDAWRNWLAAAGVKAKCRKKQSFDHFYLALQAAVDGLGVALGPLPLLSDELASGRLVLPLDGPRIDVRGYWWVARREVAEAPLVAQFCRWLESQAGPV
- a CDS encoding chromate transporter; amino-acid sequence: MDHDTTAIDLARTPSLGELFRGFLGLGLISFGGALPHARRALVEERRWLSPAEFTDLLGLCQFLPGGNVINLSVAVGMRFRGLPGALAGILGLIAGPSLVVIGLGVLYERTQDDPHVRHLFAGLAAAAAGLLVAMSLKILLPLRRDPAAATIAAIGFIAIAILRIPLLPTMLVLTPLSIVVAARAAR
- a CDS encoding AMP nucleosidase, whose translation is MNYDTKRRTVQTPANDFPTEAFDDATDAVTRLSAIYEANTSFLRDAFARYRRNEPFERRVRACYPFVRVRTDVNTHVDSRRSYGFVAGPGVFETTVTRPDLFGNYYREQLRLLAKNHHVAIEVGVSDQPIPIHFAFAEGIHLEGDLDRDRLLAMRDVFDTPDLALLDDRIVNGTYEPPPGEPHPLALFTAARVDFSLHRLRHYTATSPTHVQNYVLYTNYQFYIDEFVKLGRTMMAHTDDEELRAYRSEYTSFVEPGDVVTYNANLGEQQDEGHAPPRLPQMPGYHLKRADGSGITMINIGVGPSNAKTITDHIAVLRPHAWIMLGHCAGLRNTQRLGDYVLAHGYVREDHVLDADLPLWVPIPALAEVQVALERAVAQVTRLDGVELKRVMRTGTVASVDNRNWELRDHREPVQRLSQSRAIALDMESATIAANGFRFRVPYGTLLCVSDKPLHGELKLPGMADQFYRAQVDQHLQIGVKAMEILRTNGLHRLHSRKLRSFAEVAFQ